The sequence AAGTATCCTTATTAAATGAGTATGAGTGCATATTCCttatatggtttaaaaaaaaatctagtgcaTTCACTTTTTTGGCAAGAAACTTAAAGTCTAGAAAGATCatacttgtccaaggtcacacagttaaaaCAGTGCCAGTCCTAGAATAAAGTTCAGCTTTGAACTCTTTGTACCATTAATAAGTGTTTATCCTGTCTCATTCAGGGCTGGGTGCCCCTAAGAAACAGAACCAGTCCTTTCCTAAAAGAAACTTATGATTACACCTTGGCCTTTCTATACAGCCTCTACAGATGTTCATGTCCCATCCTTGCCCTACTACGTTTAGCCCTCAATCTGTGTCTGGTTCAAAGCAGAAAGCTTGGCTGCTATCCtgttagtgactgagcatactgCTTACTTTTCAGCCCAAGTATCTGGAAACCATCTCAAACCTCTTGTCATGCACTTTCAAACCTTAAAACAGTAGTAAAGCCCCACAGATGTGTTCAACTCCTGTTTGGTTTCACTAGTCTCCCATCTGGATAGTTTAATGAAGCCACTAAGCCCCGACAACACTACAAGATTCTTGGGCTACGTTTGTGGTACATCTTGCAAGGGAAGGTACTTTTACATCCAAAGGTGGCTGTGATGAAGAAAGCACTCATCCTAGGGATACCAGAACCAGGCTCAGATCCCAATGCTGTCCCTTAGCAGCTTAAGTCACTTATAACCACTGTTGAGAAAGTTTCTGTACCTTACTCATTTCCCATCCCCATCGTCCCCCACCCCCGAAATCCAGCTCTTTCTTGATCATGATTAAGGGGTAACATCACCTGTTCTGAGGACCACAGGCTGGGTGGGGTCCCCTTATCAATTTCCTTGGCAAGCATTGCTTACCTCATTAGACTTAACACACTGTATTGTAACTGCCTTTTTACTATCTCCACCAAAAGCACCTTACCTGTAGTAatcatcaaaaatatttattaaaacttgTCCATATTGAGGAATTATTAATTAATACCACTTATCTCACAAGGTTGCTAGGGAAATCAATAAATGGTAGGCCATTATTTGGTCTTCCATCTTTGAGCAGTGACTCTTAACTCGAGAATATGCTGCTGTCATCTTCTCCTCCCACTGTTGACCTTTTCCACCCATGCCCTTAAAGCCATGTTCTGAGAAGCTAACCTTAAGCTTCTGGTTTTGTAGATGTCTGTACTTGAGATCCGACAATGTGGTAGAAGGCAGCTGTGCTGAAGAACTACTACAAAACTCCCACCGAGTTGTGGAAGAGTATTTTGTGGCTCCGCCAGGTACGTGCTGCCCAAAATGGCTTAACAGACTGTGCCGAGAGTGCTGTAGGAACTGTGAGGCCCAGATCTGCTCTGTGAAAGCACTCTGACCAAGTATAAAGTGGCAGTGGTGATTGTCCAAGGGTTCAGACTTCTAGTTATGAGTTAAATAGTCCTGGGGATGTgtgatgtacagcatggtgactagtTAACAATagtgtattgtatacttgaaagttgctagaGTAGATCGATCTTAAAAAAGTTCTCACCACGAGAAGAAACTGTAACCAAGTGAGACAATGGACATTAACTAATCCTGCTATGGGAATCAATTTGtggtatatacatgtatcaaatcattgtGATCAAATCATTGTGTTGCACATCTTAAACTTTTACAACTATATGTCCGTTACCTCAGTAAAACTGGGAATAACAAAAACACAGTATGTATAGGTGGCAAGGTGGCGGTGGATTCTTGAAGTCACATTAACCTCTAGGGATCAGTTGGTAACAggaatgaggaaaacaaaaacaggacTGGGGTGGGGAAGGCTGTGCCGAGTGGCAGATCTGGAGCTCTGCCTTAAAGGGACAGCTGCCATGTGCTGCTTCTCTTGTTCAGGGCCAGGCAGGAATGGGATGCCCAGAGAACCTGGACATCTGGCATTCTGTGTGCTGGTTCCCAAATTTTAACTGTTaatcaaagactttaaaaaagtaaaataccgTGAAAGTAAAAAACATACCTGCAAGCCAGGTGCATCCTGTGAGTCATCAGTTTGCAACCCCTAGTGTGCAAATTTGCATCTTTAAACCTCACTGtaactattttaaaactttgggCCAATAACAGCACCCAGAACTTTGGGTGTTAATCTTTGATAGTTGTTACTGTTTGAGCGGACATAGCCATTGATCACATACGCTGTTTCTCACACAGGACCTTGTGTCAGGTTTTGCTTCTTGGGAAAAATTGAGTTCACGtagtctctccttcctctcctatATACATACAAATGTCTAATTAACATTAGACATGTCTAATGCTCTCTGCTACTTATTTAAGTGTGCATTAATTAGGCCTCACTTATAACTGTGGTTCTTTCAGATACTCAGAAAAACAGGGTAATAGCTACACTTACTTCCATTGCTTATTTTTCATGGCAAATCAGTTAGCTCAAAATTCCTTTCTGTTATTCTTTTCAAACAGGTAATATCTCTTGGTCAAAGCTGGATGAAAAACAGCCCTTCTCACATCGCTGAGTATCTATTCTGGGAAGGGGCGTTCTATGAACACATGGAAGTGCAGCAACTATTTTGCAACAACTATTTTGTTATTATGAACACTAATGTACCATTTCCTTCAGTCACCTGAGAAAAGTGATGGCTAGGTATCTTTTAGTAACTAATTCTTCTGAAGACAGAACTGGGAAAGATCGCCAAAATAAGGCAGAGTCCCTGATACCAACAGGAAGTGGAAGGTACGGCTGATTTCCAAGGAAATGGATCAAGTATATTCATAGATACTCATAGACCAGTGTGGAAGACTTTATCCCTCCCTAAAAGACTGTCTACCAAACTGCACTTAAGTGAATCTATTTATGTAATTGTTACAGACCTTGCATCCAATCACTTCATGACCACCTTTTCAGTTGCTGTTTCCGTCAACCTGAGCAGCCTTTTATCTTTACTAAACATACTTAAATTTGTTCTTGGGTACCCACTGTATTTCAAGCTGAGTGCTGACTTTCTGCTATGGTTAAAGGTGCCCCGGGGAGGCAGTTTGGGGAGGTGATGGGTGTTTATGACGTTCACGGTTGTCATTTCATGTGTGCATACCTTCACTCCAAACTCATTgagttgtatcagttcagttcagtcactcagttgtgtccgactctttgcgaccccatgaatcccagcacgccaggcctccctgtccatcactaactcccggagttcatccagactcacgtccatcgagtcagtgatgccatccagccatctcatcctctgtcgtccccttctcctcctgccccatagTTCAATGTAAAAAGTACAGCTTTTACGGGctgactatatttcaataaagtggtttaaaaaaataccctGTGACAATGTAGCCCCCTTACCCTGACTCCCTGCCCTATGATTACTGAACTAAGCAGAATCCAAGACAGTGGGAGGTTTTGGTTTTGgggtttgtctttttttatagctCAGATACCAAGGACAAATATGAGACAAATTTAGGAGCGAAAGTGACAGAACCAAAACTTAAATGAGTTTTTTCCCCTGACTTGCTAAAGTTAAGCAAAGTTGGTTAAGAATTTCCCAGTGATCTTTATGCTGGCACCCACTTTTAAAAGCCTGTTTTTAGCCTTCTCATTCCCTTCCCCTATCTGCAATGCTCCCCTTTTCATTAAAGCAGCTTAGTTTATATGGTTGGCCTTGAATTGTAAGAAAACCCTGAAACTTCCCTCGGATGTGATGTTCTCAGACCATCGTCAGAGCAGCTAACTTTATCCCCAAATAAGTAATCCACTCCTGCTCCTTACCAATTGGGCACAAGTTGCCACTGCAACtcaatgttttggttttttttaaaacatatgagTGTGCCTCTTGGTGAAATCTATGAACACAATCAAAGACAACTACACCTGTCAGTTATTAAacgtttaaaatatatttctaaacagAATGGGCCGACTCAGTCACAGTAACTGCTGATCTCCATAGAAGAGCAACCCACAAGGATAcagcactgatttttttcccatcatCGGGGTGAAAAATATACAACTCGTTTCTGAACCAAAACCACAATTTCTGCAGTTAAAAATGTTTCACTGCTAATATGGCCCTGGTAGAAATTATgtagttttatttccttaaaaaaaaaaaattaaaaaaatctcctAAGACACTAAATCATCAATCTGGAATGTAGATTCTGAGCACAAAGCAGCTCAGTTCacctaaaaaataaagaaaaaattcccaCCACCTGTCTCAGTAGGGTCTGAAAGGAGAGAAGTAGTGTGGGGAACCCCTGCTTTGGTATGGAGAGTCACGGCCCCTCGACCCAGACCGAGACCGTGAATAGCCATAGCTGGTGCTTCTCTCTGGATAAACTCGGATGTAGGATGTTTCACcctgaaaaggaaacaaaaaagtcAAGGAAAAAATAAGACCTAGAAGAATAAGGCATACCAACACCTAACATGGCCGCCTAACAATAATGTAGTGTTGAGCACCATTTGGCACAATAGTGCCACAGGCAGGCATTCTTGCTCAAGGTAACACAGATAATAAATGGCAACTTGATTATGTGGTAAATAACTCCAATACTGGCTACTGCTGTTAACAAACCTAAATTATACCACTGACCCCCATAATCTAAGAACTGGAAAGGCTCGCAGAGGTCAGATATATGGTTCAGTCCCCTGCCACCTTTTCTGGCGGGTACCTACGGAAGAAGCTGACCAGTATTCAGCACCTCCCAGGTGTCAGGACCTGGGCGAGATGCTTCATAATTTAGCTTCCTGTCAAGTCTTATAAGATAATGCTATTATTGGGAACTATTTGCATATACAGGAACCAGGGTTTGAAGGTGCTCAGCTAAGATTGTAATAAGCAGCAGAGGAGTGTTCAGGCAGGCCTATCCCCAGGCTTTTCACCCTCAGCTAGCATTCTCAGATTTAAAGATGCTaagatgaaagaagccagatgctTGTTCCCCTCGGTAAACTCAATAATTTGATTTATCCTAACCAAGGCCCCGCTCTGTAACTGAGGACCAGGTGCTGTTTTGTTTCTGCTCCAAATTCAAGTCCTAGAGAATAGTCTGAGCAACAGCACTGTTAAGGCGTGCAGCCTTCAAGCCATAGTTAGCGAAGTGAATCCTTAGAGAAAGAAATAGGCCTTGAAATTGATGTTTGCAGACATCCCTAAACCCCATAGCAAGCCAGGACAGTGTAACCAGGACAAAAACGTCCAATGGGTGGTCTGGTCTCCGTGGTATCAAAAGAATAGCTACCATGAGAATCAGACTGAGGTCCAAAACAGCAGCCACCTACTTGAAGGGAAGAACATGGAAAGCTAAGTCCCCAGGGTGAGATGATGAACAAGAAAACCTGAGCCAAGGGCTCCGGTTTCAAAGAGGCTTCTGCACCACTTTGGGAAAGGCAAAGTGAAATGACAGCCAGCCCCAACAGCAGTACCTAAGAGGGTAAGGTGATAAGGTTGGCTTGCAGAGCCCAGACCAAAGCCCGAGAAGGGAGAGCCATAATAGTTAGGTTCATGGAGGGACACTGTGGTTTAAGGCAGTTACCACATGACAGACTGGGTATTCTCTCTGGGTTAAAAATACTATGGCTGCAGACTTCTCTCTGCTATGACCCTGCATTGCTGGGACATAAGGAATTCCTTGGCTTTGTCCACTTAAGATAGCTCTTTAATAGTATTATAAGGTCACTGAATGGCAAACACAGGGCCTGCTGCTACTTCTGCTAGGTCAGCTTCAGGTGGAGTGGCATGGCAACGAGCTCCTTGACAGCAGGTGGGGACTCACCTCATGAGAGCGGAATTTGGTTTCATCCAGTTTACGCAGGGCATATTCCATGTCTTCTTTTCTGAGATACTCAACCATCCCCATTCCATCTTTCTGCACATCTGCGTAACAGACGTCCCCAGCTTCTCGCATGTGATCCTTCAGGTCCTGCCAGCTGCCTGATGGAGGAAGTCCTAGGCAcagagaacacaagagaagaggcCACATCCTTCATCCATGTTAAGAGCCCCAAGACCTAGGGTCCTTTCCCCATCAGTCACTACTTTTAAATCCTAATGGTCCCCAAATCACAGATTTTGACAAGGGACACAAAACCAAAGAAGAACACTGAAGTATGGGTGATAAAGCACCGTGAGAAGCTGGTCTAGGCTACTCTCCCAGAGACTAAGCCTTTCTTGATATAGCAAGAAGTCTATCCCATTACAGATTTAGTATCTCTAAGAATTCaagcatctctttctctgtccttcacaattAATAACAAAATCCCAAGACTTTGAATTCTAAATTTTTCCATTATGAAACTTTATCGGTACCAATTATTTATTGTCTGACGCAGGACATGGGAATTTTGAAACCATCCAATAAAATAACCAAGGTGTAGATGAAGTAACACAAGAAAAACCTAAAGTTTGTTTTCTTGTAGGTGGGAATGACTGACAAACTAGACAAAATACCTCTTAAAATATCACCAACACTCTTCAATACAGTAGGGGAAAAGGTAAGACTCAGACGCTAAAACTAGTCGGGAGTCATACAACCCTACCTGATGTCATGAAAGGGAAATGTGCTCCTGCTCTCAAAGGCTGTGTTTACCGCTCACAGCTCAGGACTGCAGCCATTTCCTAATAGTTTTCTAAGCAGGATTTCAGAGCAgcatggagagaaaaaaagatatgtaTGACATCCTGAAGGAGGGAATAGAGTTCTGGGGTTAAACACTTACAAAGGGACACAGGCAGATACTGACAGTATCCCTCTTCAGCACCATGGGAGTCGCTGCAACTGTGTGACATTCACATCTCAGGTGCCAGGTTCCTCAATATACCTCACTCTGCCAGGGGCCTAAAACACCCCTACAACATGCAGAAGGCCCCAGCTTTTTACCAGTGTGTTAGTATTTCCAAAAAATGCATAAACCTCTGAGCTTAGCATCTCATCACTTGTCAACACTAGACATTTTGTTCTGTCCTTCGCAATATGATCCCTAAGACTCCAAgttgtttggtttcttttttccataATTCCAAAACCATCACAAAATCTGACCTATTTTAGGATCCAAGGCTAGGTATAATTTGTTCAAATCTGGCTTCTAGAATGTCTTTCTAGCAAGTCAGATGCCAAGGTACATTTCCAGAAGAAAATGTCTTTAGAATTCTGGCTGAAGAGGTTTGGGCATCATCTTCTCCTTCAACACTAGAAAGGTCCTTTTTTATAAGAAGCAAGTCTCTGTTCTATCAAGGCCACACTATCAGTGAAATTTCATTGGCAAGGTACCTGCCTCACTGGCAAGGCTTCAGATTGTCACTGTGCATGAGAAGAAAAGCCCACAAATCCTAAGCACTGAGAAACAACAGCTAACATTTCTTAGAGGCCAGACTCTGTGCTAAGTATTTCACATGCATCATCTCATTGAGTTTGAAAGGAACATACCTGAAACAAGAACTCGGAAATCAGATCTTCTTGTAGGAGGCCCACTCCTCCCACCGCGGGGCCACCCACCCCGACCTCCGTAAGTCCTGGGGAACTCCACACGAAGCCGACACTGGCCATAATCATAACCGTTCCTTCCATAAATTGCATCCTCAGCATCTCTGCAGAGAAAAGTCTGGAGTTAGTGTTGCTCAGGAGGACCAACTAATTTCCCTGTGAGGGGCATGAGTAaccagtatgaaaaaaaaaacctgaagtgagaaaaaagcaaaagaacaaaactCAGGAATTTGATGTACTACTGCTTTGAAGACCTTTCATGACACTGGAATTAAACTTTACAGCTGTCACACACACAGGGTTTTCTAGGTATGAAATGATAATGAATAAACAGGtaagagaattcagaaaaaataaactgttgGCAATGACTGATTTTGCCATAGAACAGTGTTTCTTTGACCTTGGGCAGCTGTTTCTCAAAATGCACACCACACACTAGTCCTTTAATATTCTTCCTCAAGGCCTGGTACATTCAGGTCTACAGAAGGAAAAAGTCGTTTAAAAACAGGGAAAGCTCAAATGAATATTAGTGTTCTGTAAGAAATACGGAATTCCCTCAAGTGCACCTTTTCAGCATGGCTTCGAGGACTAAGTTGTCAAAACCACTCTCTGGGTACAGTTTTGCCAAAAGAGA is a genomic window of Bos javanicus breed banteng chromosome 17, ARS-OSU_banteng_1.0, whole genome shotgun sequence containing:
- the SRSF9 gene encoding serine/arginine-rich splicing factor 9; amino-acid sequence: MSGWADERGGEGDGRIYVGNLPSDVREKDLEDLFYKYGRISEIELKNRHGLVPFAFVRFEDPRDAEDAIYGRNGYDYGQCRLRVEFPRTYGGRGGWPRGGRSGPPTRRSDFRVLVSGLPPSGSWQDLKDHMREAGDVCYADVQKDGMGMVEYLRKEDMEYALRKLDETKFRSHEGETSYIRVYPERSTSYGYSRSRSGSRGRDSPYQSRGSPHYFSPFRPY